One genomic segment of bacterium includes these proteins:
- a CDS encoding P-II family nitrogen regulator: MKEIKAIIRPFKLLKVLEALKEIKTLPGITISEIIGFGKAEINTKDIKIIDDKILSVPRTKLEIVVDDSMVDNVLNIIQKVAHTGNSGDGKIFVSNVDEVIKIRTNERSKVAI; encoded by the coding sequence ATGAAAGAAATAAAAGCAATAATTCGACCATTTAAACTGTTAAAGGTTTTAGAAGCCTTAAAAGAGATTAAAACATTACCGGGAATTACAATCTCGGAAATAATTGGTTTTGGAAAAGCTGAGATTAACACAAAGGATATTAAAATAATTGATGACAAAATACTATCCGTTCCTCGAACAAAGCTCGAGATCGTAGTAGATGATAGTATGGTAGATAATGTATTAAATATAATTCAAAAGGTTGCTCATACAGGTAACTCCGGTGACGGAAAAATATTCGTCAGTAATGTTGATGAGGTAATAAAGATACGAACGAATGAGCGAAGTAAAGTTGCAATATAA